The following coding sequences lie in one Anguilla rostrata isolate EN2019 chromosome 8, ASM1855537v3, whole genome shotgun sequence genomic window:
- the LOC135260257 gene encoding uncharacterized protein LOC135260257: MIPCLLLLVCAITLDAVQQFPALMEVEAGRTARLKCSTNGMPATYCYTIIWTRVDSKTNKLISLKNAPNFVSTVASEQTECSFDIKNATADDSGTYYCLVVYGKMVYIGNGSNVIVTQGRKTAPPPIEILGPSGDVHGSFTRLLCMIAGVVPKARMFWVIDGRERSGFTDTVWTKYGDEVVESTQSQVLVPAEQWERGAVCTCVVEFDGRNTSKSVQKGACSVITDHWEGCYATVAAYRVVVTTLCLLSWTMTITAGICFRRKRNHEEKRSRRITEK, translated from the exons ATGATACCCTGCCTATTGCTGTTGGTGTGTGCTATTACACTAGATG CGGTCCAACAGTTTCCAGCGTTGATGGAGGTGGAGGCTGGTCGTACCGCCAGGTTAAAATGCAGCACGAATGGGATGCCTGCCACATATTGCTACACGATTATTTGGACTAGGGTCGATTCCAAGACAAATAAGCTTATTTCCTTAAAGAACGCCCCTAATTTTGTGAGCACCGTCGCCAGTGAACAAACCGAATGCTCCTTCGACATTAAAAACGCAACAGCTGACGACTCCGGGACTTACTACTGTTTGGTGGTGTACGGCAAAATGGTCTACATCGGCAACGGGTCAAATGTAATAGTGACACAAG GAAGAAAAACTGCACCCCCTCCAATCGAAATCCTCGGGCCGTCGGGCGACGTCCACGGATCCTTTACCCGACTCTTGTGCATGATTGCCGGAGTCGTTCCGAAAGCTCGTATGTTCTGGGTCATAGACGGGCGAGAGAGAAGCGGATTCACCGATACCGTCTGGACAAAATACGGCGACGAGGTCGTGGAGTCCACCCAAAGCCAGGTGCTGGTTCCTGCGGagcagtgggagagaggagccGTCTGCACCTGCGTGGTGGAGTTTGACGGGAGGAACACTTCGAAAAGCGTGCAAAAAGGAG CATGTTCTGTAATAACAGACCACTGGGAGGGATGCTATGCCACTGTGGCTGCGTACAGGGTTGTGGTGACTACCCTCTGTCTTCTCTCGTGGACAATGACCATCACAGCGGGCATTTGTTTCAGGAGAAAAAGAAATC acgAAGAGAAGAGGAGTAGGAGGATCACAGAGAAGTAA